The following is a genomic window from Doryrhamphus excisus isolate RoL2022-K1 chromosome 3, RoL_Dexc_1.0, whole genome shotgun sequence.
GGTCTCCTTGCTCTCTGCAGAGATGGAGGAGATGTCCTTAGCGCTGGGCCAACATCAGCAGGAGAGCCAGGACTGCCACAGAAAGCTAAAGGAGATGCAGGAGCAGCTGAAGGCTGAGCGGGCGGCCAAGAAGGAGGTGCTGGGCCGCCAGGCGCGGCTCCACAAACAGCTGGGCCACTTGAAGAACCTCCTGAACGTCTTCGTGGTCCAAAACCAGACCTTTCTGGTCAGCGTCCTACACACGAACCTTGTCTTATTTCACTGCTGCCATTTCATTCCATGTTGTTGtgtctcctcctcttcccttcTCAGAAATCACTGAGGAGCAATGAAGCCAGCGACGGCGCTGAGAAGAAAGGACAGGAGGAGCAGAATGACGGCAGGAGGAGGAACGACCGGGACGTAGGTGTTCAGgggaagaaagagaagaaggagCGTGCAGCCAAggagaaaaaggaaaagaaagaacTCAAGGAGCAGGAAAAGAAAGCCAAGAAGGAAAAGAAGGAACgtgaagagaaagaaaaaagagagaagaaggagcgtgagaagaagaagaagaaagaaaggaaggagaaGAAAGACCTCTATAGTCCTGAACAGACCTGAAGTTGTTTTTCTACAATAGCTACAAATGTTTTCTGTTTCATATTCATCCTGAGAAATAAAGCCAGGAGAGAAGCAAAGTTGACCCTAAGCCTAAGCCTAACCCTAAGCCTaagcctaaccctaaacctaaacctaaccctaagcctaagcctaagcctaagcctaaccctaaccctaaccctaaccctaagcctaagcctaagcctaagcctaagcctaaacctaaacctaaacctaagcCTAAGCCTAAGCCTAAGCCTAAGCCTAATCCTAATGAGGGGAAACccaactgaaacaaaaacatttttggccaaataatgacaaaatctGAGATTACTTTAGGAGATTCCATTGGTCTTTGTCTTAAAAACCAGGGAGGATATCTAACCACAGCATTGGtcagggaatcgaacctaggtcaactgcttggaaggcaggCTACCCACCACACCACCAATACTGTGATGGACCGGGTTGTTCGACCAAAATATCAAGTCAATGAAGGATTCCATTGGCCTTCAACTTAAAGATCAGGGCGCTATCAaccactgcattggctgggaatcaaacccaggtcaactgcttggaaggcagctatgctagccactataccaccaatgctgCGAAGGCCCTAGTTGTTTGACCAAAACATCAGGTCACTGAAGGATTCCATTGGGCCTTAACTTAAAGATCAGGGTGCTATCAAgcactgcattggctgggaatcgaaaccaggtcaactgcttggaaggcagctatgctagcCACTATACCACCAACGCTGTTATGGGTGTTGTTGTTTGACCAAAATATCAAGTCATTGCAGGATTCCATTGGTCTTTAACTGAGACAGGGTGCTATCGActgctgcattggctgggaatcaaacccaggtcgtCCCGCTagccactataccaccaatgctgTGAAGGACCTTGTTCTTTGACCAAAATATCTGGTCAACGAAGGAGTCCATTGGAAATTAACTTAAACCTTAGGGAGCTGTTGtccactgcattggctgggaatcgaacccaggtcaactgcttggaaggcagctatgctagccactataccaccaatgctgCGAAGGCCCTAGTTGTTTGACCAAAATATCAATTCACTGAAGGATTCCATTGGGCCTTAACTTACGATTCCATTGGGAATGGACTTAAAGATCAGGGCGCTATCAACCACTGCATTGGCtaggaatcgaacccaggtcaactgcttggaaggcagctatgctagcCACTATACTACCAATGCGGCAAAGGCCCTAGTTGGTTGACCAAAATATCAAGTCACTGAAGGATTCCATTGGAATGTAAATTAAAGATCCAAGAACTATCAaccactgcattggctgggaatcaaacccaggtcaaCTGCTCGGAAGGCACCAACGCTGTGAATGACCTAGTTGTTCAAAGTATCAGGTCAATGAAGGGTTCCATTGGAACTTAACTTAAAGATCAGGGAGCTGTCAacactgcattggctgggaatcg
Proteins encoded in this region:
- the LOC131126050 gene encoding uncharacterized protein LOC131126050 isoform X2, with translation MEQVTLTKGNMHHDGSCVMPPAMLSMDTSVLSGQQDVGGEKTLRSGSEMEHVLREELIAHRVALTNAQREVDEVRSFWTEEFGAFKKVQDAAVEETLRATNEEWRRLWAEREDEAAERHEAGAPGEGGAGDQAEGGRRLSQVPFEKEDGGDKQADGEMEEMSLALGQHQQESQDCHRKLKEMQEQLKAERAAKKEVLGRQARLHKQLGHLKNLLNVFVVQNQTFLKSLRSNEASDGAEKKGQEEQNDGRRRNDRDVGVQGKKEKKERAAKEKKEKKELKEQEKKAKKEKKEREEKEKREKKEREKKKKKERKEKKDLYSPEQT